A single region of the Kocuria rosea genome encodes:
- the urtB gene encoding urea ABC transporter permease subunit UrtB, protein MEVIVSQLSAGLSLGSILLLAAVGLSLTFGQMGVINMAHGEFIMAGAYTAFTVQQVLGHAGVSLLLSIPIAFLVGGALGLLVEGLLLRRMYHRPLDTLLVTFGVSLVLQQVARDVFGAPSVDVRLPELLQGPVEVLGVPVPASRVFLLALAVIVVAALALVLHRTSLGRRVRAVVLSRDLAEVSGISSRRTDQLTFFIGSGLAGVAGVALTLVGSTSPTLGTTYIVDAFLVVVAGGIGQIRGAVLAAAGLGVLQAFVEYSTTASIAKVLVLVAVVAFLQLRPQGIFSVRTRGLA, encoded by the coding sequence GGGCAGATGGGCGTCATCAACATGGCCCACGGCGAGTTCATCATGGCCGGCGCGTACACCGCGTTCACGGTCCAGCAGGTGCTCGGCCACGCCGGGGTCTCCCTGCTGCTGTCGATCCCGATCGCGTTCCTCGTGGGCGGGGCCCTCGGCCTGCTGGTCGAGGGGCTGCTGCTGCGGCGCATGTACCACCGGCCGCTGGACACGCTGCTCGTCACCTTCGGGGTGTCCCTGGTCCTCCAGCAGGTGGCCCGGGACGTCTTCGGCGCCCCCAGCGTGGACGTGCGGCTGCCCGAGCTGCTGCAGGGCCCCGTGGAGGTCCTGGGCGTCCCGGTCCCGGCGTCCCGCGTGTTCCTGCTGGCCCTGGCCGTCATTGTGGTCGCAGCCCTCGCGCTCGTGCTCCACCGCACCTCCCTGGGCCGCCGGGTCCGCGCCGTGGTGCTCAGCCGCGACCTCGCCGAGGTCAGCGGGATCTCCTCCCGGCGCACCGACCAGCTGACGTTCTTCATCGGCTCCGGGCTCGCCGGCGTGGCCGGGGTGGCGCTGACCCTCGTGGGCTCCACCAGCCCCACCCTCGGCACCACCTACATCGTGGACGCCTTCCTCGTGGTCGTCGCCGGCGGCATCGGCCAGATCCGCGGGGCGGTGCTCGCCGCGGCGGGCCTGGGCGTGCTCCAGGCCTTCGTCGAGTACTCCACGACCGCCTCGATCGCCAAGGTCCTGGTGCTGGTCGCCGTGGTCGCCTTCCTGCAGCTGCGCCCCCAGGGGATCTTCAGCGTCCGAACGAGAGGTCTGGCATGA